One window of the Haloarcula halobia genome contains the following:
- a CDS encoding alpha/beta hydrolase has protein sequence MSGPHQDQPLVTAGTPLADARAAAILVHGRGATARSIVQMGTEVHQDGLALLAPQAARNTWYPQSFLAPVEQNEPGRSSGLQAIRDALEDVEAAGIDPERVMLLGFSQGACLASEFVARNPRRYGALVVLSGGLIGESVDPDDYEGDLEGTPVFVGCSDVDPHIPLERVQVTTEVFERLGVDVDERIYEGMGHGINEDELEYVAELVVDLVGGE, from the coding sequence ATGTCGGGTCCGCATCAGGATCAGCCCCTCGTCACGGCGGGGACGCCGCTGGCGGACGCCCGCGCCGCCGCGATTCTGGTCCACGGACGGGGCGCGACGGCCCGCAGCATCGTCCAGATGGGCACGGAGGTCCACCAGGACGGCCTGGCGTTGCTCGCCCCGCAGGCGGCCCGGAACACGTGGTATCCCCAGTCGTTCCTGGCGCCCGTCGAGCAGAACGAACCGGGCCGCTCGTCCGGCCTGCAGGCGATTCGGGACGCCCTCGAGGACGTCGAGGCGGCTGGCATCGACCCCGAGCGGGTGATGCTGCTCGGGTTCTCCCAGGGCGCCTGTCTCGCCAGCGAGTTCGTCGCGCGCAACCCGCGCCGCTACGGCGCGCTCGTGGTGCTGAGCGGTGGCCTCATCGGCGAGTCGGTCGACCCCGACGACTACGAGGGCGACCTCGAGGGGACGCCGGTGTTCGTCGGGTGTAGCGACGTCGACCCCCACATCCCGCTCGAGCGGGTGCAGGTAACGACCGAGGTGTTCGAGCGACTGGGCGTCGACGTCGACGAGCGCATCTACGAGGGAATGGGCCACGGCATCAATGAGGACGAGCTTGAGTACGTCGCGGAACTCGTCGTCGACCTGGTGGGCGGGGAGTGA
- a CDS encoding DUF3179 domain-containing protein codes for MDTKRRTFLRALGAAGVAGLAGCTGTGGSGGPAATETEGGGTATTSAGEATTISADDARPPTVDRRLFLGHDVETIRSEITSGGVPKDGIPAIDDPQFGPAEEAALDPGDPVFGAVRDGEAKAYPQSILVWHEIVNDVLGGDPVAVTYCPLTGTAQGFERGPVEFGTSGDLVNSNLVMYDRGTDSRWPQVTGTAVEGPLVGQSLREFRVVWTTWEHWRAVYPDTVVLTDETGFSRRYGSDPYGQYNPERGYYANDRTIFSPLVSDDRNRPKDVVIGTRTTEGALSFDKKSLLDERVLGGAIGETEYVAVADPALETGYVYETSDGLTVAAAGDGYRVDGETYAAAELPLDRTLAFDGMWFAWAGFYPESFPMSNERSKEGPTVADRTARLLGNTVVAIRGALSRRDGRGAFLLAAAVYVVVYLYGLSHPGYRPVGLRALGRREPADAGVPPGRPLPVGARRPARRRPGRTARRAAEPRARGHAGRPGRPELRRLAGRLARTEGLPHRPGRWRGSRDSGAALGRGLLWADHPADRRRPGECRRPDGVPVAPPHRRRGPAGDAAVGRDERSTGSRLGASSAGCHSTSANVPKSSTGTTE; via the coding sequence ATGGACACGAAACGCCGGACCTTCCTGCGCGCGCTCGGTGCCGCAGGCGTGGCCGGCCTCGCCGGCTGTACCGGAACCGGGGGCTCGGGGGGGCCCGCGGCCACCGAGACCGAGGGCGGCGGGACGGCAACGACGAGTGCCGGTGAGGCGACGACGATCAGCGCGGACGATGCCCGGCCGCCGACGGTCGACCGGCGCCTGTTCCTGGGCCACGACGTCGAGACGATTCGAAGCGAGATCACGAGCGGCGGCGTCCCGAAAGACGGCATCCCGGCCATCGACGACCCGCAGTTCGGGCCCGCCGAGGAGGCGGCGCTGGACCCGGGCGACCCGGTATTCGGGGCCGTCCGCGACGGCGAGGCGAAGGCCTACCCCCAGTCGATACTCGTCTGGCACGAGATCGTCAACGACGTGCTCGGCGGGGACCCGGTGGCGGTCACCTACTGTCCGCTGACCGGCACCGCCCAGGGCTTCGAGCGGGGACCGGTCGAGTTCGGGACGTCGGGCGACCTTGTCAACTCCAACCTGGTGATGTACGACCGCGGGACGGACAGCCGGTGGCCCCAGGTGACCGGCACCGCCGTCGAGGGCCCGCTGGTGGGCCAGTCGCTCCGGGAGTTCCGGGTCGTCTGGACCACCTGGGAGCACTGGCGGGCGGTCTACCCCGACACGGTGGTCCTGACCGACGAGACTGGCTTTTCGCGGCGCTACGGGTCGGACCCCTACGGCCAGTACAACCCGGAGCGGGGCTACTACGCCAACGACCGGACCATCTTCTCGCCGCTGGTGAGCGACGACCGAAATCGACCGAAGGACGTCGTCATCGGCACCCGGACGACGGAGGGCGCACTCTCGTTCGACAAGAAGTCGCTGCTGGACGAGCGCGTATTGGGCGGGGCCATCGGCGAGACGGAGTACGTCGCTGTCGCCGACCCGGCCCTCGAGACGGGCTACGTCTACGAGACCAGCGACGGCCTGACGGTCGCGGCCGCCGGCGACGGCTACCGCGTCGACGGCGAGACCTACGCCGCCGCCGAACTCCCGCTCGACCGGACGCTCGCGTTCGACGGCATGTGGTTCGCGTGGGCGGGCTTCTACCCGGAGAGCTTCCCTATGTCGAATGAGAGGTCCAAAGAGGGCCCGACCGTCGCCGACCGCACTGCGCGACTGCTGGGCAACACCGTCGTCGCCATCCGGGGCGCGCTGTCGCGCCGCGACGGACGGGGCGCGTTCCTCCTCGCCGCGGCGGTCTACGTGGTGGTCTACCTGTACGGCCTCTCGCACCCTGGGTACCGGCCCGTGGGGCTTCGAGCTCTCGGTCGTCGAGAACCCGCTGACGCGGGCGTTCCGCCCGGTCGGCCCCTTCCAGTGGGAGCCCGTCGGCCTGCTCGTCGTCGGCCCGGTCGAACTGCTCGTCGCGCCGCTGAACCTCGCGCTCGGGGGCATGCTGGCCGCCCTGGTCGGCCTGAACTTCGCCGTCTCGCTGGTCGCCTGGCGCGGACCGAAGGCCTGCCGCATCGGCCCGGGCGCTGGCGCGGCAGCCGGGATTCCGGGGCTGCTCTCGGGCGTGGTCTGCTGTGGGCCGACCATCCTGCTGATCGTCGGCGTCCAGGCGAGTGCCGGCGTCCTGACGGTGTTCCAGTGGCTCCTCCCCATCGCCGTCGTGGCCCTGCTGGGGACGCTGCTGTGGGTCGGGACGAACGTTCAACCGGAAGCCGTCTAGGCGCGTCGTCCGCGGGGTGTCACTCGACGTCCGCCAACGTGCCGAAGTCGTCGACGGGGACGACGGAGTAG
- a CDS encoding VOC family protein — MTDAGTIHPETTVGRVALTVADLDGVATFYETVVGLVVHDRTDARVVLGDGTTPLLELVAAPDRPERGRDEAGLFHVAVRVPTRAALGAALERVEAGARLDGASDHHVSEALYLSDPEGNGVEIYRDRPRDEWPERPDGRVQMDTLPLSLDGLRAESDGGGRAPVGTDVGHVHLEVTDLEAARSFYVDTLGLSLRQEMQGALFVAAGDYHHHLGLNSWRRRTAPQRGRGLAWFELRVPDAAALTAVRERLEAAGLAVADRDDGIAVTAPDAVSLRLRAVE; from the coding sequence ATGACCGACGCCGGCACCATCCACCCGGAGACGACCGTCGGCCGGGTCGCACTCACCGTCGCCGACCTGGACGGGGTCGCCACCTTCTACGAGACGGTCGTCGGCCTCGTCGTCCACGACCGGACCGACGCGCGGGTCGTCCTCGGCGACGGGACGACGCCGCTGCTCGAACTCGTGGCCGCCCCGGACCGGCCCGAACGGGGCCGCGACGAGGCCGGCCTGTTCCACGTCGCCGTCCGCGTCCCCACGCGAGCGGCGCTCGGCGCGGCACTGGAGCGCGTCGAAGCCGGCGCGCGCCTCGACGGGGCGTCCGACCACCACGTCAGCGAGGCACTCTACCTCTCGGACCCGGAGGGCAACGGCGTCGAGATATACCGCGACCGGCCGCGTGACGAGTGGCCCGAGCGCCCCGACGGCCGGGTCCAGATGGACACGCTCCCCCTGTCGCTGGACGGGCTGCGCGCCGAGAGCGACGGCGGCGGCCGGGCCCCCGTGGGGACCGACGTCGGTCACGTCCATCTCGAGGTGACTGACCTCGAGGCTGCGCGCTCGTTCTACGTCGACACGCTCGGGCTGTCCCTCCGGCAGGAGATGCAGGGAGCGCTGTTCGTCGCCGCCGGCGACTACCACCACCACCTGGGCCTGAACTCCTGGCGACGACGGACCGCGCCACAGCGCGGGCGGGGGCTGGCGTGGTTCGAGCTCCGCGTTCCCGACGCGGCGGCCCTCACGGCGGTCAGGGAGCGACTCGAAGCGGCGGGCCTGGCGGTGGCAGATCGAGACGACGGCATCGCCGTGACGGCCCCGGACGCCGTCTCGCTTCGCCTCCGGGCGGTCGAGTGA
- a CDS encoding protein kinase domain-containing protein, with amino-acid sequence MTWEPEPGDVIADRYDLQEFLGKGGFAKAYRATDRATGDNVVLKHPNYTESQNDPDVIEAYFRKEAESLLKIREAGGHENVMDLYDQVTERDVPFLVVELVAGGIELDEVIDRHGPIEDTDQVRQIGIDLSDAMGFLHEHEIVYRDLKPENVMLTSDITPTLIDFNTATGFDAAGDPSTGNSGTTILGPFKPREVAEASRTDVRQGPWSDVYSIGKILLFLLKGSVPKKDGVDPRDFGADCEDYLAEIVERATQTDYRDRYRNATVLKEVLQTRDPEPPARASVRYVQADERFTVEPGDTIGRQGARGPSASIAIDDPQGEYISSVQVQFDTADGDWHLHDRSLNGTFVQQGRGWQRVLCAAGRERLRDEGEDPTDRHGRVPPESVRLHDGDLVSLVHPTYGVTFEFHPET; translated from the coding sequence ATGACCTGGGAACCCGAGCCGGGCGACGTCATCGCGGACCGCTACGACCTCCAGGAGTTCCTGGGCAAGGGCGGGTTCGCGAAGGCCTACCGGGCCACGGACCGGGCGACGGGCGACAACGTCGTGCTGAAACACCCCAACTACACGGAGTCCCAGAACGACCCCGACGTCATCGAGGCGTACTTCCGGAAGGAGGCCGAGTCGCTCCTGAAGATTCGGGAGGCGGGTGGCCACGAGAACGTCATGGACCTCTACGACCAGGTGACCGAGCGCGACGTTCCCTTCCTGGTCGTCGAACTGGTCGCCGGCGGCATCGAACTCGACGAGGTCATCGACCGCCACGGCCCCATCGAGGACACCGACCAGGTCCGGCAAATCGGCATCGACCTCTCGGACGCGATGGGCTTCCTCCACGAACACGAGATCGTCTACCGCGACCTGAAACCCGAGAACGTGATGCTCACGTCAGACATCACGCCGACGCTCATCGACTTCAACACGGCGACGGGGTTCGACGCCGCTGGCGACCCGTCGACGGGCAACTCCGGGACGACCATCCTGGGGCCGTTCAAGCCCCGCGAGGTCGCCGAGGCCAGTCGGACCGACGTCCGCCAGGGGCCCTGGTCCGACGTCTACTCCATCGGGAAGATCCTCCTCTTTCTCCTGAAGGGGAGCGTCCCGAAGAAGGACGGTGTCGACCCGCGGGACTTCGGGGCCGACTGCGAGGACTACCTGGCCGAAATCGTCGAGCGGGCCACCCAGACGGACTACCGGGACCGCTACCGGAACGCGACGGTCCTGAAGGAGGTGCTCCAGACCCGCGACCCCGAACCGCCGGCGCGGGCCTCTGTCCGGTACGTCCAGGCCGACGAGCGGTTCACCGTCGAACCCGGCGACACCATCGGCCGGCAGGGGGCACGTGGCCCGTCGGCCTCCATCGCCATCGACGACCCGCAGGGCGAGTACATATCGTCGGTCCAGGTCCAGTTCGACACCGCGGACGGCGACTGGCACCTCCACGACCGGAGCCTCAACGGGACCTTCGTCCAGCAGGGACGGGGCTGGCAGCGGGTCCTCTGTGCGGCGGGGCGGGAACGCCTGCGAGACGAGGGCGAGGACCCCACCGACCGGCACGGGCGGGTCCCCCCGGAGTCGGTCCGCCTGCACGACGGCGACCTGGTGTCGCTCGTCCACCCCACCTACGGCGTCACGTTCGAGTTCCATCCGGAGACATGA
- a CDS encoding CopG family ribbon-helix-helix protein yields the protein MTVVSVSMPESLLERIDEFADEHGYTGRSEIIREASRNLLGEFEDKRLEGRKLMGIVTVLFDYETTSVEEKMMHLRHEHEGIVASNFHSHVGEHRCMELFVLEGDLEEISSFVGKIRATKDTLNIDYSVVPVDDFGTLADVE from the coding sequence ATGACCGTTGTCAGCGTCTCGATGCCCGAATCGTTGCTCGAGCGCATCGACGAGTTCGCCGACGAACACGGCTACACCGGCCGCAGCGAGATCATCAGGGAGGCCAGCCGGAACCTGCTGGGCGAGTTCGAGGACAAGCGCCTCGAGGGGCGGAAGCTGATGGGCATCGTCACCGTCCTGTTCGACTACGAGACCACGAGCGTCGAGGAGAAGATGATGCACCTCCGGCACGAACACGAGGGCATCGTCGCCTCGAACTTCCACAGCCACGTCGGGGAACACCGCTGTATGGAACTGTTCGTCCTCGAGGGTGACTTAGAGGAGATCTCGTCGTTCGTGGGCAAGATCCGCGCGACGAAAGACACGCTGAACATCGACTACTCCGTCGTCCCCGTCGACGACTTCGGCACGTTGGCGGACGTCGAGTGA
- a CDS encoding beta-glucosidase family protein produces MTDTDGVEAPVQALTPAEKRSLVHGAVDPDGTATGYLPGVDRLGIPPIRLVDGPLGIRAEGKRATAFPASLATAATFDPGLAREQGAAMAREATALDQDALLAPGVNVVRVPHCGRNFEYLSEDPVLASSVGSSLVSGIESEDVVATVKHYVANNQETHRTTVSADVDERTLRELYLPPFRAAVEAGAGSVMTAYNRVNGTHMSDHGRLVGDVLKGEWDFSGYVVSDWYGLETTVGAANAGLDMEMPGVPAAPDEDLADVEWPDGIPDATHAGLFGDPLAAAIEAGEVPAERLDDMVRRVLGQFSRTGHLDGERGEGELDSQRHRDLAKRVATRGTVLLENDGVLPLDDGADVAVVGPHVYEAKVGGGGSSETTPFHSVTPVEGVRARADGEVTVARGVPEIEDVSLFDLLPFVEGGREEPETEAPDTEPSLENAVAAAEAADAAVVFVRDTTTEARDRDSLSLPGRQDELVEAVAAANDRTVVVARSGGPVETPWREDVAAVLEAWYPGQADGDAVASVLYGDSDPGGRLPVTFAPEAAYPTSEERRFPGVDGVATYDEGVFVGYRHFDATDAEPTYPFGHGHSYATFEYGPASVDGETVSVTVENVSDRRGREVVQTYVRPPQVEGVDRPVREFAGAAAVELDAGESRTVAVDLADLSRSRYDPDDGWTVDPGTYTVEVGRSAADVRTTTTLEE; encoded by the coding sequence ATGACTGACACGGACGGGGTCGAGGCCCCCGTGCAGGCGCTCACCCCCGCGGAGAAACGCTCGCTCGTCCACGGGGCCGTCGACCCCGATGGCACCGCGACGGGCTACCTGCCGGGCGTCGACCGGCTCGGGATTCCGCCCATCCGGCTCGTCGACGGACCACTGGGCATCCGCGCCGAAGGAAAGCGAGCGACGGCCTTCCCGGCCTCGCTGGCGACGGCAGCGACGTTCGATCCCGGCCTGGCTCGCGAGCAGGGCGCCGCGATGGCGCGCGAGGCGACGGCGCTGGACCAGGACGCGCTGCTCGCGCCCGGCGTGAACGTCGTCCGGGTGCCCCACTGTGGCCGGAACTTCGAGTACCTCTCGGAGGACCCCGTGCTGGCGAGTTCGGTGGGTTCGTCGCTCGTCTCGGGCATCGAGTCCGAGGACGTTGTCGCGACCGTGAAACACTACGTCGCCAACAACCAGGAGACCCACCGGACGACCGTCAGCGCCGATGTCGACGAACGGACGCTGCGCGAACTCTACCTCCCGCCGTTCCGGGCGGCCGTCGAGGCCGGCGCGGGGTCGGTGATGACCGCCTACAACCGGGTCAACGGGACCCACATGAGCGACCACGGGCGCCTCGTGGGCGACGTGCTCAAAGGCGAGTGGGACTTTTCGGGCTACGTCGTCTCGGACTGGTACGGCCTGGAGACCACCGTCGGCGCGGCGAACGCGGGCCTCGACATGGAGATGCCCGGCGTCCCGGCCGCGCCCGACGAGGACCTCGCGGACGTCGAGTGGCCCGACGGCATCCCGGACGCCACCCACGCCGGCCTGTTCGGCGACCCGCTGGCGGCGGCCATCGAGGCCGGCGAGGTGCCCGCCGAGCGTCTCGACGACATGGTCCGGCGGGTCCTCGGACAGTTCTCGCGGACCGGTCACCTCGACGGCGAGCGCGGCGAGGGGGAACTCGACAGCCAGCGACACCGCGACCTCGCGAAGCGCGTCGCAACCCGCGGGACGGTCCTGCTCGAGAACGACGGCGTCCTGCCGCTCGACGACGGGGCCGACGTCGCCGTCGTCGGCCCGCACGTCTACGAGGCGAAGGTCGGCGGCGGCGGGTCCTCCGAGACCACGCCGTTCCACTCGGTGACCCCCGTCGAGGGCGTCCGGGCCCGGGCGGACGGCGAGGTGACCGTCGCCCGCGGCGTCCCCGAGATCGAGGACGTCTCGCTGTTCGACCTCCTGCCGTTCGTCGAGGGCGGGCGCGAGGAACCCGAGACGGAGGCGCCGGACACGGAGCCGTCGCTGGAGAACGCCGTCGCCGCCGCCGAGGCCGCCGACGCCGCGGTGGTGTTCGTCCGGGACACGACAACGGAGGCGCGGGACCGCGACTCGCTTTCGCTCCCCGGCCGCCAGGACGAACTGGTCGAGGCCGTCGCCGCCGCGAACGACCGGACCGTCGTCGTCGCGCGCTCGGGCGGTCCCGTCGAGACGCCCTGGCGCGAGGACGTCGCCGCCGTCCTCGAGGCCTGGTACCCCGGACAGGCCGACGGCGACGCCGTCGCGTCGGTGCTCTACGGCGACAGCGACCCCGGCGGGCGCCTCCCGGTCACCTTCGCCCCCGAGGCGGCCTACCCCACGAGCGAGGAACGGCGGTTCCCCGGCGTCGACGGCGTGGCCACCTACGACGAGGGCGTCTTCGTCGGCTACCGCCACTTCGACGCCACCGACGCCGAGCCCACCTACCCGTTCGGTCACGGCCACTCCTACGCGACCTTCGAGTACGGCCCGGCGTCGGTCGACGGCGAGACGGTCTCGGTCACCGTCGAGAACGTCTCTGACCGCCGCGGGCGGGAGGTCGTCCAGACCTACGTCCGTCCACCACAGGTCGAGGGCGTCGACCGGCCGGTCCGCGAGTTCGCCGGGGCCGCCGCCGTCGAACTTGACGCGGGCGAGTCACGGACCGTCGCCGTCGACCTCGCCGACCTCTCCAGGTCCCGGTACGACCCCGACGACGGGTGGACCGTCGACCCGGGGACCTACACCGTCGAGGTCGGCCGGTCCGCGGCCGA
- a CDS encoding PP2C family protein-serine/threonine phosphatase, whose amino-acid sequence MRYSTNYDIGERKRGRGINEDSVALTVFEEGHREGYREGTRDDGRPTNRSAAAFVLADGAGGHDAGDAASYIATTSVAERLAPVAIRAARRHPDQFDVDVDRSVLPDARGEEGIQAAVEDAIVEAHRDVIRYAAAAGTQSYTTVVAGVYADGALHYGWVGDSRAYVVNEARETIDRLTRDHSVVQDRADGGELDAVAAHVHPDGNQITRALGGSGYEDPAEASVEVDTRSVRLYAEDTLVVTSDGLVDAQTDAPDLYDEYVASGRSAAVAERVREAVVTDAEIRDVALEATTLDAAAREYVSLANDRGGKDNVSVLLFEDPVLPATPESGGLPVRAVDSDLDVRDRDTVVVTDN is encoded by the coding sequence ATGCGATACAGCACCAACTACGACATCGGCGAGCGGAAGCGCGGACGGGGAATCAACGAGGATAGCGTGGCTCTGACCGTCTTCGAGGAGGGGCACCGCGAGGGCTACCGCGAGGGGACCCGCGACGACGGGCGGCCGACGAACCGCTCGGCGGCGGCGTTCGTCCTCGCGGACGGGGCCGGCGGCCACGACGCGGGCGACGCGGCGTCCTACATCGCGACGACGAGCGTCGCCGAACGCCTGGCGCCGGTGGCGATACGCGCGGCCCGGCGCCACCCCGACCAGTTCGACGTGGACGTCGACCGGTCGGTTCTCCCCGACGCCCGCGGCGAGGAAGGCATCCAGGCCGCCGTCGAGGATGCCATCGTCGAGGCCCACCGGGACGTCATCCGGTACGCTGCGGCCGCCGGCACCCAGTCGTACACTACCGTCGTCGCCGGCGTCTACGCCGACGGCGCCCTCCACTACGGCTGGGTCGGCGACAGTCGGGCCTACGTCGTCAACGAGGCCCGCGAGACCATCGACCGGCTGACCCGGGACCACTCCGTGGTCCAGGACCGGGCGGACGGGGGCGAACTCGACGCCGTGGCGGCTCACGTCCACCCCGACGGCAACCAGATAACCCGCGCGCTGGGCGGGTCTGGCTACGAGGACCCCGCGGAGGCGTCTGTGGAGGTCGACACCCGGAGCGTCCGCCTGTACGCCGAAGACACCCTGGTGGTGACCAGCGACGGTCTCGTCGACGCCCAGACGGACGCCCCCGACCTGTACGACGAGTACGTCGCGTCCGGTCGGTCTGCGGCGGTCGCAGAGCGCGTCCGGGAGGCCGTCGTCACCGACGCCGAGATTCGGGACGTCGCGCTCGAGGCGACCACGCTCGACGCGGCCGCCCGCGAGTACGTCTCGCTGGCCAACGACCGGGGCGGCAAGGACAATGTCTCCGTCCTCCTGTTCGAGGACCCGGTGCTCCCGGCTACGCCCGAATCCGGCGGCCTGCCGGTCCGTGCCGTCGACTCCGACCTCGACGTCCGGGACCGGGACACCGTCGTCGTGACCGATAACTGA
- a CDS encoding vWA domain-containing protein — translation MTANVVTDVNRPYVPGDGAKLTAEIEVDPGRRAGRPTRQLALCIDSSGSMAGDDIQQARDGAEWVFGLLEDDDYVAIVTFDTEVETVLGATRWGDISRDEALDRVANVTAGGGTDIYRGLVAARDALHHLPADDQTARRILFLSDGKDQSHGEAEFQTLARAIDEDGIRIRSAGIGSDYRKETIRTLGETARGEWTHLESAGDIESFFGDAVEAAGTLVAPDASLELDVADGVEVSEVYRAVPQTQQVDVEWAGNATEIPLPDLLEREAQRVVLKIHAPPREVGQTVTLADVTLSARGETAHGAIEVAYTDDPEQLAVHNEGVDIDHRQTVIKTELGKGNVAEAQTQVEKMTKVHGADTQAVKSAERETRIVAEGGRAEESEATKIVTDEGLQQ, via the coding sequence ATGACTGCGAACGTCGTGACGGACGTCAACCGCCCGTACGTCCCGGGAGACGGGGCGAAACTGACCGCGGAGATAGAGGTCGACCCGGGCCGACGGGCGGGGCGTCCGACGCGACAGCTTGCGCTGTGTATCGACTCGAGCGGGTCGATGGCCGGCGACGACATCCAGCAGGCCCGCGACGGGGCCGAGTGGGTGTTCGGCCTGCTCGAGGACGACGACTACGTCGCCATCGTCACGTTCGACACCGAGGTCGAGACGGTGCTGGGCGCGACGCGCTGGGGCGACATCTCCCGTGACGAGGCCCTCGACCGCGTGGCGAACGTCACGGCGGGCGGCGGGACAGACATCTACCGCGGCCTGGTCGCGGCTCGCGACGCCTTGCACCACCTTCCGGCAGACGACCAGACCGCGCGGCGCATCCTCTTTCTGTCCGACGGGAAAGACCAGAGCCACGGCGAGGCCGAGTTCCAGACGCTGGCCCGTGCCATCGACGAGGACGGCATCCGCATCAGGTCGGCCGGCATCGGGTCGGACTACCGTAAAGAGACCATCCGGACGCTGGGCGAGACGGCCCGCGGCGAGTGGACCCACCTCGAGTCGGCCGGCGACATCGAGTCGTTCTTCGGCGACGCCGTCGAGGCAGCCGGGACCCTCGTCGCGCCCGACGCGTCGCTCGAACTGGACGTGGCCGACGGCGTCGAGGTCAGCGAGGTGTACCGCGCGGTGCCACAGACCCAGCAGGTCGACGTCGAGTGGGCGGGCAACGCGACGGAGATTCCGCTTCCGGACCTGCTGGAACGAGAGGCCCAGCGCGTCGTCCTGAAGATCCACGCGCCCCCTCGCGAGGTCGGACAGACGGTGACCCTCGCCGACGTGACGCTTTCGGCCCGCGGCGAGACAGCACACGGTGCCATCGAGGTGGCGTACACCGACGACCCCGAGCAACTCGCCGTCCACAACGAGGGCGTCGACATCGACCACCGACAGACGGTCATCAAGACCGAACTCGGCAAGGGCAACGTCGCCGAGGCCCAGACCCAGGTCGAGAAGATGACCAAGGTTCACGGCGCGGACACGCAGGCGGTCAAGTCCGCCGAGCGCGAGACCCGGATCGTCGCCGAGGGCGGCCGGGCCGAGGAGAGCGAGGCGACGAAGATCGTGACCGACGAGGGGCTCCAGCAGTGA
- a CDS encoding zinc-ribbon domain-containing protein, which translates to MADTDDGDAVECPLCGQPFDPTAAGGWCTNPDCGEWQYEGAAGDGDEASEDAAPAADSETGPTDELGTEAADADSADADPEAGPAEPDPASGEASWEDVDPAPEGTASAPEDEDDESDVDAADDHGDETPATDDADASEPAGAESASTSAETGPSDTDDTGADTDAVTADTPATIECPDCGTELDADANFCIECGADVQAVEPGGDDLTKCPSCGTDLEGDEHFCANCGEDLEAHRGGSGDAEADVDAVDALAAQSADETAAVPDSLVLSVAGTDITVADGDRVGRAVRAALADAGRPEDEAVRIHREHVRFVREADGFYLVDLGENPTTLNGRSLRKGDREPVGPGDELELSGVATITIEAP; encoded by the coding sequence ATGGCCGACACAGACGACGGAGACGCGGTCGAGTGCCCACTCTGCGGGCAGCCCTTCGACCCGACCGCCGCCGGGGGCTGGTGTACGAACCCCGACTGCGGTGAGTGGCAGTACGAGGGCGCGGCGGGCGACGGCGACGAGGCGAGTGAGGACGCCGCGCCGGCCGCCGACTCCGAGACCGGACCGACAGACGAACTGGGTACGGAGGCCGCCGACGCCGATTCCGCCGACGCCGACCCGGAGGCCGGACCCGCCGAGCCAGACCCGGCCTCCGGCGAGGCGAGCTGGGAAGACGTCGACCCCGCGCCCGAGGGAACAGCTTCGGCGCCCGAGGACGAAGACGACGAGTCCGACGTGGACGCCGCCGACGATCACGGGGACGAGACCCCGGCGACCGACGACGCGGACGCGTCGGAACCGGCCGGTGCCGAGTCCGCGTCGACGTCGGCGGAGACGGGCCCCTCGGACACGGACGACACTGGGGCGGACACCGACGCGGTCACGGCCGACACGCCCGCGACCATCGAGTGTCCCGACTGCGGGACCGAACTCGACGCGGACGCGAACTTCTGTATCGAGTGCGGTGCCGACGTCCAGGCCGTCGAACCCGGTGGGGACGACCTCACAAAGTGTCCGTCCTGTGGCACCGACCTCGAGGGCGACGAGCACTTCTGTGCGAACTGCGGCGAGGACCTCGAGGCCCACCGGGGCGGGTCCGGGGACGCCGAGGCGGACGTCGACGCCGTCGACGCACTCGCCGCGCAGTCGGCGGACGAGACGGCGGCCGTCCCGGACTCGCTCGTCCTCTCGGTGGCCGGTACCGACATCACCGTCGCGGACGGTGACAGGGTGGGCCGGGCGGTCCGGGCGGCGCTCGCCGACGCCGGCCGCCCCGAGGACGAGGCGGTCCGCATCCACCGCGAACACGTCCGGTTCGTCCGCGAGGCCGACGGGTTCTACCTCGTCGACCTGGGCGAGAACCCGACGACGCTCAACGGTCGCTCCCTGCGGAAGGGCGACCGGGAACCCGTCGGGCCCGGCGACGAGCTGGAGCTGTCCGGCGTGGCGACCATCACCATCGAGGCGCCGTGA